One window of Leptospira yasudae genomic DNA carries:
- a CDS encoding LysM peptidoglycan-binding domain-containing M23 family metallopeptidase: protein MKRSLRYPIGFITAAVALLFLEGPIDSRQKPELLKNLDYNNQSVKRLREDVKNNLRISVSNLERSDLTSLEFYRYVVKKEDNFFKIMARTGMDIDTISSVNSLSSPYDIYPGMELLIPNMRGVYDSDERENSSAARKKLSKKYNLSEKFISFDEGKELWFIPGKGLPKEERSFFYGVAFYRPLGEEGIVSSRFGKRKDPFTRKETFHGGLDIAADEGTPVYASADGEVSFSDKKGGYGNLIVLNHRLGYETLYGHLSSISVKPGERVRKGQKIGEVGQTGRATGNHLHFEVRRFNQRQRPVFRDHA from the coding sequence GGCCGTTGCGCTGCTTTTTTTAGAGGGTCCGATCGATTCCCGTCAAAAACCGGAACTTCTCAAAAACTTAGATTACAACAATCAATCCGTAAAACGACTCCGAGAAGACGTAAAAAACAATCTGAGAATCTCCGTTTCCAATTTGGAACGATCCGACCTAACATCCCTCGAATTTTATCGATACGTAGTAAAGAAAGAGGACAACTTCTTCAAGATCATGGCCCGAACCGGAATGGACATCGATACGATCTCTTCGGTGAACAGCTTGTCTTCTCCGTATGACATTTATCCCGGAATGGAACTTCTGATTCCGAATATGCGGGGAGTTTACGATTCGGATGAACGGGAGAATTCTTCCGCGGCTCGGAAAAAACTTTCCAAGAAATACAACCTCTCCGAGAAATTTATTTCCTTTGACGAAGGAAAGGAACTTTGGTTCATTCCGGGAAAAGGACTTCCGAAAGAGGAAAGGTCGTTTTTCTACGGAGTCGCTTTTTACAGACCTTTAGGGGAAGAAGGAATCGTATCCTCCCGTTTCGGAAAACGGAAAGATCCGTTTACGAGAAAGGAAACCTTTCATGGCGGATTGGACATCGCTGCCGACGAAGGAACTCCCGTGTACGCTTCTGCGGACGGAGAAGTTTCCTTTTCGGATAAGAAGGGCGGCTACGGAAATCTGATCGTGCTCAATCATCGACTCGGCTATGAGACGTTATACGGACATCTCAGTTCCATTTCGGTCAAGCCGGGAGAAAGAGTCCGCAAAGGTCAAAAGATCGGAGAAGTCGGTCAAACGGGAAGAGCGACGGGAAATCATCTTCACTTCGAAGTCAGAAGATTCAATCAAAGACAAAGACCCGTCTTTAGAGATCATGCTTAA
- a CDS encoding SMP-30/gluconolactonase/LRE family protein, with the protein MLKRILLFIGVFLLTSFAFTTFLFFRSYKNTEEYLVDSPFDPGKNNYLLESEWIHKESLNRPYGIAIDTSGYVYTGTADNKIMRIRTNEKVEPFAVVNGRPLGMVFDSSGNLLVCVEEVGIVEIKKDGSQRTLISELPDGSALRFPHGIDVSKNGRIYFTVSSRSHSWNESFLEELSSLPDGMILVADKNSNTLEILNEELFYPTGIALSSNEQFLLVTEPFRHRVSSVPLYGPKKGVEKFFLTNIPGIPGLISGNGGSFWVGIPYYRNEVLDRVQEYPYIKNLLSGLPTFLFARNTPRGLIFALNDFGDITANYQDFSGSSINGVTAVLNHGGSIYLVSSTIGKIARMKPIIEEIQFF; encoded by the coding sequence ATGCTTAAACGAATTCTACTTTTTATCGGCGTATTCTTACTCACGTCTTTCGCGTTTACTACATTTCTGTTTTTCAGATCGTATAAGAACACGGAAGAATATCTGGTGGATTCTCCCTTTGATCCGGGTAAGAACAATTATCTTTTGGAATCGGAATGGATTCATAAGGAATCCTTAAACCGTCCTTACGGAATCGCGATCGACACGTCGGGTTACGTTTATACGGGAACCGCGGACAATAAAATCATGCGTATCCGCACGAACGAAAAGGTGGAACCGTTTGCGGTCGTGAACGGAAGACCTTTGGGAATGGTTTTCGATTCCTCCGGAAATCTTTTGGTCTGCGTCGAGGAAGTGGGAATCGTGGAGATCAAAAAGGACGGTTCTCAAAGGACGTTGATTTCCGAACTGCCGGACGGCTCGGCGCTTCGTTTTCCGCACGGGATCGACGTTTCCAAAAACGGGAGAATTTATTTTACCGTTTCGAGCCGATCGCATTCTTGGAACGAATCCTTTTTAGAAGAACTTTCCTCCCTTCCCGACGGAATGATTCTCGTCGCGGATAAGAATTCGAATACATTAGAAATATTGAATGAAGAATTGTTTTATCCGACGGGAATCGCATTGTCTTCCAACGAACAATTTCTGCTCGTTACCGAACCGTTCCGTCACAGGGTTTCTTCGGTTCCTTTGTACGGTCCGAAAAAAGGGGTGGAGAAGTTCTTTCTTACCAACATTCCCGGAATTCCAGGTTTGATTTCCGGAAACGGTGGTTCGTTTTGGGTCGGAATTCCGTATTATCGAAACGAGGTTTTGGATCGGGTTCAAGAATATCCTTATATCAAAAATCTGTTATCCGGTCTTCCTACGTTTCTTTTTGCGAGAAACACACCGAGAGGGTTGATCTTCGCGTTGAACGACTTCGGTGATATTACTGCAAATTATCAGGATTTCTCGGGTTCTTCGATCAACGGCGTGACGGCCGTATTGAACCACGGCGGGAGTATCTACTTGGTTTCTTCGACCATCGGTAAAATCGCGAGAATGAAACCGATCATCGAAGAAATTCAGTTTTTCTAA
- a CDS encoding NADPH-dependent assimilatory sulfite reductase hemoprotein subunit: MSETKELSPVEEIKLNSRNLRGKIAEGIDQNIDSYEEDEKQLLKFHGLYQQKDRDRKKDENGNDIEAPTSFMIRGRIPGGRLSSEQYLVWDELGDKFGGGAIRLTTRQSVQLHTLRIFHLRDVMKAIHEVNLSSMGACGDVVRNVTQAVNPLGKKDLQLLDGVAQLLSDHFKYKTNAYAEVWLGDKQLNKDEEDPIYGKTYLPRKFKIAVTLAGNNTVDIYANDMGFAATLSADGNIDGYFVFAGGGFGMTHNKPETFARAASLLGWIPESALIPVAEAIVTAHRDFGDRTNRKHARLKYVLAEKGVEWFRTEVESRSKVKLDTNKALPTWTTPSYLGWHEREDGTLSLGFHTLAGRIKDFPGKPLKSALKEIIGNYKLGVQITADQDLILLGVEKSDRTKIEARLKELNVAWESPSPLFDRALACPALPTCALALTESERSFPEVLNGIQKVLDKLGLSDRAPVVRMTGCPNGCARPYSAEVGIVGQMAGGKYSIFLGADSEGTKVGDYVAKKVPLAEIPNQLEKVFTLWKNEGNPGEKFGDFVNRFPLERFRETLGSM; this comes from the coding sequence AGAAACAGCTTTTGAAGTTTCACGGACTGTATCAACAGAAAGACAGAGATCGTAAAAAAGACGAAAACGGAAACGATATCGAAGCTCCTACCAGCTTTATGATTCGGGGTAGAATTCCCGGCGGAAGATTGTCTTCCGAGCAATACTTGGTTTGGGACGAACTGGGAGATAAATTCGGAGGCGGGGCGATTCGTTTAACAACGAGACAATCGGTCCAGCTTCATACGCTGAGAATTTTTCATCTCCGCGACGTGATGAAAGCGATCCACGAAGTGAATCTTTCCAGCATGGGCGCCTGCGGGGACGTTGTGCGTAACGTGACTCAAGCCGTAAATCCTCTCGGTAAAAAGGATCTACAACTGTTGGACGGAGTCGCTCAGCTTTTATCCGATCATTTTAAATATAAGACGAACGCTTACGCCGAAGTATGGTTAGGCGACAAACAACTCAACAAAGACGAAGAGGATCCGATCTACGGAAAGACCTATCTTCCTCGGAAGTTTAAGATCGCAGTAACTCTCGCGGGAAACAACACAGTGGACATCTACGCGAACGACATGGGTTTCGCGGCGACTTTATCCGCGGACGGAAATATCGACGGTTATTTCGTGTTTGCGGGCGGCGGTTTCGGAATGACCCACAACAAACCGGAAACGTTTGCACGGGCCGCAAGTTTGCTCGGTTGGATTCCTGAAAGCGCATTGATTCCCGTTGCGGAAGCGATCGTAACCGCTCACAGAGATTTCGGAGATAGAACGAATCGCAAACACGCCCGTTTGAAATACGTTCTCGCTGAAAAAGGCGTGGAATGGTTCAGAACCGAAGTGGAATCCCGTTCTAAGGTGAAACTTGATACGAATAAGGCGCTTCCGACTTGGACCACTCCTTCTTATTTAGGATGGCATGAAAGAGAAGACGGAACTCTTTCTCTCGGGTTCCACACTCTTGCCGGAAGAATCAAGGATTTCCCCGGAAAACCGTTGAAGTCCGCTTTGAAAGAAATCATCGGAAATTACAAACTCGGCGTTCAGATCACCGCGGATCAGGATTTGATCCTTCTCGGAGTTGAAAAATCCGACCGTACGAAAATCGAAGCAAGATTAAAAGAATTGAATGTAGCTTGGGAAAGTCCTTCTCCGCTTTTTGATCGCGCACTTGCTTGTCCTGCGCTTCCGACTTGTGCGCTTGCGTTGACCGAGTCCGAGCGTTCCTTTCCGGAAGTTCTGAACGGAATTCAAAAGGTTTTGGACAAACTCGGATTGAGCGACAGAGCTCCTGTGGTTCGTATGACCGGTTGTCCGAACGGATGCGCAAGACCGTATTCCGCCGAAGTGGGAATCGTCGGTCAGATGGCCGGAGGAAAATATTCCATCTTCCTCGGAGCGGATTCGGAAGGAACCAAAGTGGGGGACTACGTAGCGAAAAAAGTTCCTCTTGCTGAAATTCCGAACCAACTCGAAAAAGTGTTCACGCTTTGGAAGAACGAAGGAAATCCCGGAGAAAAGTTCGGCGATTTCGTAAACCGCTTCCCGTTGGAAAGATTCAGAGAAACCTTAGGATCTATGTAA